The Miltoncostaea marina DNA window CCCGCACCCGTGCCGACTCTCCCACCCGGGGCGCGCCCGTGTCGACCCCCCAGGCGAGGGATCATGTGCCGGGCGGCACGGAGGGCCAGGCGGGTGGCGGGGGCGGCTGGGACGCGGCCCCGCCGCCGGCAACCTCTCCTGGCCCTTCGGCAGCCCCTCGGCGCGGCGGCGCGAGCCCCGCCCTCGGCTGACCCCGCGCGGCCCCGCCGCCGGCCGCCCCTCGGCGACCGCTCGGTTGCCCTTCGGCAGCCCCTCGGCGCGGCGGCGCGAGCCCCGCCCTCGGCTGACCCCCGCCGACCCGACGACGACGCGAGCCCCGCCCTCGGCGGACCCCGCGCCGACCCGACGGCGGCGCGAGCCCCGCCGCCCCGCGGCCGGCTCGGCCACGACCCATCATGCCGAGGGTGCGCCGGCCCCTGGGCCGCAGCGCCCCCGCGGGAGGGGGCTACTCCTCGTGGAGCGCCTCGAGGGGGTTGAGGCGGGCGGCGCGGCGGGCGGGAAGGACGGCGGCGAGGACGCCGGCCACGATCGAGAGCACCAGGAACAGGACCAGCGTGCCAAGCGGGAGGGAGAACTCGATCCCCTGGTCCTCGAGGCCCCGGGTCAGCACCCAGGCGAAGACGACGCCGATGATGATGCCGAGGACCGCCCCGATGACGGCGGTGATCATGCTCTCGTAGCGCACGATCGCCCGCATCTGGCGGCGGGTGGTGCCGATGGCGCGCAGCATGCCGATCTCGCGGGTGCGCTCGTAGATCGAGAGGATCAGCGCGTTGACGATGCCGAACAGGGAGATGATTAGGCTGATCGCGAGCAGCGCGTAGAGCAGCGCGAGGATCTGGTCGATCTGGCCCTCGATCTGGTCGGTGAACTCGGCGTTCGACTGCACGTCGACGGAGGGGAAGTCGGTCTCGATGCGCCGCTCGACGGCGGCCTGGCCCGCCGCGGGGTCGACGCCGTCCTCGAACGAGACGACGCCGACGGAGGGGTCGGGCGGGACCTCGAGCCGGTTCGCGGCCTCGTCGGAGACGACGATGCCGGTGAAGAGCACCGGGTCGCGGTACTCGCCGAGCACGGTGAAGGCCTGGGTCCTGCCCCGGTTGGTGCGCACGGTGAACCGGTCGCCGGTGCGCAGGCCGGTGGAGCGCGCGAGGTTGGTCTCGATGAGCGCGCCGTCGGTGCCGAGGCGGTCGAACAGCGCGTCGGAGGCGTCGCCCTCCCAGTCGAAGTCGAGCACCCGCGGGCCGACCTCGGGGTCGAACGCGTTGAGGAACTGGGTGCCGCCGGGCTCGGTCCTGATCTCGGGGAAGCGGATGAACGCCGCGTCCCGCACGCCCGGCACCCCCCGGACCGCGTCCTCGACGGCGGCGGGGAAGGGCTCGAAGGTGCTCGACTGGAGGATCAGGTCGCCCTGGATGGTGCGGGTGATCGCGCCGGTGAACGAGTCCTTCAGGCCGGCGGCGAAGATGGCGACGAAGGAGACCAGGCCCACGCCGATCATCAGCGCCGCGGCGGTGGAGGCGGTGCGCGCCGGGTTGCGGGTGGCGTTGGCGCGGGCGAGGCGGCCGGTGGTGCCGGCGAGCGCCTCGATGGGCGCCCCGATCGCCCGGGCCATCGGCCGGACGGCGAAGCGGGCGAGGAACCCGGCGCCCAGGAAGACCAGCACGGCGCCGGCGGCGAGCGCCTGCAGCGCCTCGGTGGCGCCGAGGTCCGACAGCAGCCCGTAGGCGAACAGCAGGATGCCGCCCACCAGGAAGAGGCCGGCCAGGTAGGGCGCCGCCTTCGAGAAGCGCCCGGCGGGCAGGGTGGCGCCCTCCTGCACCGCGGCGATCGGCGGCACGCGGGTCGCGCGCAGGGCCGGCCCGACCGACGCCAGCACGGTCACGACCACGCCGACCAGCAGGCCGGTGACCACCGTGCCGGCCGCCACCCGGATGCCCGTGGCCGGCAGCCCGATGCCGATCGCCTCGAAGATGGCGAGGATGCCGGCGGCCACCCCGATGCCCGCCACGAGGCCCAGCAGCGACGCGACCACGCCCACGAGGAGCGCCTCGCCGATCACGGAGCGCATCACCTGGCCGCGCGTGGCGCCCAGGGTGCGCATCATCCCGAACTCCTTCACCCGCTGGGCGACGGTGATCGAGAAGGTGTTGAAGATGATGAACGCGCCGACGAAGAGCGCGACGCCCGCGAAGGTGAGCAGGGCCGGGCCGAGGAATCCGGAGATCTCGTCGCCGATCTCGTCGCTCTGGGCCTGGGCGTTCTCGGCGGCCGTCTCGACCTTCACGTCGGCCGGCATCGCCGCGCGGATGCGCGTCGCGAGCTCCGCCTCGGTCAGGCCCGGCTCGGCCGCGGCCAGGACCTGCGAGGTCTCGCCCTCGCGGTCGAACCAGCGCTGGGCGTCGCCGAAGGTGATGAGGACGACGGTGGCGCCGCCGATCGACTCCACGTCGCCGTAGCGGAAGACGCCGACGAGCTTCACCGGCTGGAGCCCGACCTTCGTGCCGAGCTCGACGTCATCCATGCCGACCTGGAGGTCCTCGCGGTCGGCCACGCTCTTGATGACCGCGACCTCGCCGGGGTTCTCGGGCAGCCGGCCCTCGAGCACGACGCTCGGGTTGATCGACTCGTCGACGTTCGACACCACGATCGCCGGCGCCCCGCCCTGCGACTCGATCTCGTCGCCGCCCACCACGAGCTGGCCGCTGGTGGAGATCTGGCCCTCGGCGTGCCGGACGCCGTCCACCCGGCGCACGTCGTCGATGACCGACGCGGGCAGCGGCGGGAGCTGGTCCTCGAAGGTGTCGAAGTCCGTGTCGCGCGAGACGATCGCGTCGAC harbors:
- a CDS encoding ABC transporter permease, translating into MFRLILRGLATRKLRTVLTSIAIVLGVAMVAGTFILTDQINRAFDEIFETGNEKVDAIVSRDTDFDTFEDQLPPLPASVIDDVRRVDGVRHAEGQISTSGQLVVGGDEIESQGGAPAIVVSNVDESINPSVVLEGRLPENPGEVAVIKSVADREDLQVGMDDVELGTKVGLQPVKLVGVFRYGDVESIGGATVVLITFGDAQRWFDREGETSQVLAAAEPGLTEAELATRIRAAMPADVKVETAAENAQAQSDEIGDEISGFLGPALLTFAGVALFVGAFIIFNTFSITVAQRVKEFGMMRTLGATRGQVMRSVIGEALLVGVVASLLGLVAGIGVAAGILAIFEAIGIGLPATGIRVAAGTVVTGLLVGVVVTVLASVGPALRATRVPPIAAVQEGATLPAGRFSKAAPYLAGLFLVGGILLFAYGLLSDLGATEALQALAAGAVLVFLGAGFLARFAVRPMARAIGAPIEALAGTTGRLARANATRNPARTASTAAALMIGVGLVSFVAIFAAGLKDSFTGAITRTIQGDLILQSSTFEPFPAAVEDAVRGVPGVRDAAFIRFPEIRTEPGGTQFLNAFDPEVGPRVLDFDWEGDASDALFDRLGTDGALIETNLARSTGLRTGDRFTVRTNRGRTQAFTVLGEYRDPVLFTGIVVSDEAANRLEVPPDPSVGVVSFEDGVDPAAGQAAVERRIETDFPSVDVQSNAEFTDQIEGQIDQILALLYALLAISLIISLFGIVNALILSIYERTREIGMLRAIGTTRRQMRAIVRYESMITAVIGAVLGIIIGVVFAWVLTRGLEDQGIEFSLPLGTLVLFLVLSIVAGVLAAVLPARRAARLNPLEALHEE